CGCCGTGCAGGTAGTCGGCCGCGCCGAGCGTGAGCGTCGTGCCAAAGGTGCTGTTCTGGCGGTTGGTCTGGTGGTTGTAGGCGCCCGTGACGCCCACCGCGAGCCGGGGCTTCGCCTCGCGCGCGAGGTCGGCGTCCTGATCGTCGTCGAACGCGCCGAACGGGCGGACGGCGAGCCGCGCCACCGCGAGCGGGCCGTGCTTCTGGCCGCCGAAGCGATTGCGCCCCTCGCCGCCGCCGACGAAGAGGTTGTACGACAGCTTGCCTCCGAAGCCGAAGAGATCGGGCGACGAGAACATCAGGCCGACGTCGCGATCGAGGTTGAACTCGCGGACGGCGATCGGGCGATCGGTCTGCTGGAGGGAGGGCTCGCGCAGGGTCCGCGCCCGGTTGAACGGGGTGAGGAACTGGCCAACACGCACGTTGAGATCGCGGATCCCTGTGTACTCGATGAAGGCGTCCAAGATGGGAGAAGGGCTGTCCTTCTCGAAATCGTTGCCTCCGAAGGCGAGCTGCACGTTGTACTTGAGATCGGGCGTGAGGACATGCCCGCTCGTCGTGAGGCGCACCGTCCTCACGTTGATCTCGTGCGTATCGTCCTCTCCCGTGTGCGTGATGGTCTCGCGGACCTGCAGGCGGGCCCGGATCGTGGACGAGAACTTGTCGTCCGCCGTCTTGACGGTGAAGCCCTTTCCAGCAGCCGCCGTCACCTTGACGCCGCTGCCCTTGTCCTTCTCCGCGCTGGCCCGCTCCTCGGCGGCCGCCTTGCGCTCGGCCTCGAGGCGCTCGAGCAGCGCGCGCTGCTGCTGCTCGAGCTCTTCAACGCGGCGACTCAGCGGCTCGACGCCGGCCGCCGCCGCGGTCTCCTGCGGCGCCGGGGCCTGGGGCGGCGCCGCGGGCTGAGCGGACGCCTGGAAGGGGAGAGCGGCGGCGGCGAACGAGAGCGCCGCTGCCGCGCGGACCGTGTGCGACTTCTTTCCGTTGATCGATTTCAAGCGCGTTGTTCCTCGAATCAAACCAGCTGCTGACGGCGCACGGCGCTCTACGCGCGGCGCGCACGGCCGGCACCGGCCGCCGGCGCGAAGGCACACCACGCCCTCGCAGGCGGCGGACCATCGCTCCCCGGCCTGCGCTCGGCGTCCCACGGACGACGCGCAGACGAGAGGCCGCGATCAGGAGCACCCGGCTGGGCAGCAGCGACGCCAGCAGGGAACCACCGAGGTCGTCATCCAATATAACGGACGAAAATCCATGTCAAGGCATGGATCGCGATCACAAAAATCCGCAAATGCGGGCTCCCTCACCATCCAACGGGCCTTGGAACATCCATCATACCGGACACCCGGAGCGGGCGGCGCCTTCGGCCGGCGAGGGCCCGGGATCGCGCGAAAGGGTTTCAACCGACCGCGAGGCAACTAAGATGGCCCCGACGCACGCACGAGGCGCTCCGATCGGCGCCCCGCCGCGGTGCGTAGGGATCTCATGAGCCAGAACCCGGACCGCAGCGATCCGCTCAACATCGCCGGCAGCCTGATCGCCGACAAGTACAGGATCGATCACGCCGTGGGCGAAGGCGGCTTCAGCGTCGTCTACAGGGCCGAGCACGTCATCTGGAAGCAGCCCGTCGCCCTCAAGTGCTTCACCCTCCTCGCGGGCGCGCCGACCGAGCAGCGAGAGCAGCTGCTCCAGGCGTTCATCCAGGAGGGCAAGCTCATGACCGAGCTCTCCAGCCGCTCGGCCGCGATCGTCCAGGCCCGCGACATCGGCACGTTCAACGCGCCGGACGGGCAGTGGCTGCCCTACATGGTCCTCGAGTGGCTCGACGGCAGGCCGCTCGATCAGGTCCTCTTCGACGAGACGAGCGACGGCGCGCCGCCGCGCGACCTGCGCGCGACGATCGCGCTGCTCGAGTCGGCCGCGATCGCGCTCGATCTCGTGCACTCGCGGAGCATCGCGCACCGCGACATCAAGCCGGCGAACCTGTTCGTCGTCGGCCAGCCGCGCGACGCCTCCACGTTCGTGAAGGTGCTCGATTTCGGCATCGCCAAGGTGATGGCCGACCACGCGGCGGCGGCGACGGCGCTCGCGCACACGGGCAAGGACATCACCGCGTTCACGCCGAGCTACGGCGCGCCCGAGCAGTTCAGCCGCACCCACGGCGCGACAGGGCCCTGGACCGACGTCTTCGCGATGGCGCTCATCATGATCGAGGTGATGCTCGGCGGAGCGCCGGCGCTGCAAGGCGACGACTACCTCCAGCTCGCGGTCGCGAGCCGCGATCCGTCGCGCCGGCCGACCCCGCGGACGCTCGGCCTCGCGGTCAGCGACGAGGTCGAGGCGGTCTTCGCGAAGGCGCTCGCCGTCGCGCCGGCGGACCGCTTCCCCACCATGGGCCGCTTCTGGTCGGCGCTGCACCGGGCGGTCTTCCCCGAGGACCCGGCCTGGGCGCTCGCCACGGGCGGCAGCTCGCTCGCGCCCCCGTCCGGCGCGCCGTCGCCCCGCGCTTCCGCGCCGCGGCTCCCGTCCTCGCCGCGGATCTCACTGCAGGCGCAGACCGCGCCGACGATGGCGGCGCCCTCCACGGCCCCGGGGCCGCTGCCCACGCCGACGTCGCAGCCGGTCTCCGTGGCCGGGTCGAGCACCGCGGGGGGCGCCGCGAGCGACGCGGCGCCGAGGTCGAAGGGCCCGCTGCTGCTCGGCGGCGTCGCGCTCGCGCTCGCGGCCGGCGGCGCGATCACCTGGAACCTGCTGCGCGGCACGCTCCCTGCGGGGGAAGCGTCACGGAGCGCGCCGGTCGCGACCGCGTCCGCCACCGCGGCGACGCCTACGGCGAGCGCCGCGACCGCGGCGGCAGCGCTCTCCGAGCGGCCGACCGAGTGCCCTGCAGGCATGGTGCTCGTCCCGGGCGGCAAGTTCTTCATGGGCTCCGACGAGCCGGAGTTCAAGCTGTGGCAGCCCGCGCACAAGGTGACGATCGACACGTTCTGCATCGACGTCCACGAGGTGACCGCGGGCGACTACATGGCGTGCTCGGACAAGGGAGAGTGCAAGCGGCCCCCGGCCGCGCCCGACTTCCCGAACACGGACGGTTCGCCCGCCGCGGCGCACCAGAAGACGCTGACGGTCCTCGCCGAGCAGTGCACCTTCGGCAAGCCCGAGCTCGCGAAGCACCCGATCAACTGCTTGCCGTGGAGCCTCGCGAACGCCTACTGCCAGGTCCACGGCAAGCGCCTGCCGACCGAGGCGGAGTGGGAGTACGCGGCGCGCGGCTCCGACGGGCGCAAATTCCCCTGGGGTGACAAGCCGGGCGATCAAACCTTCATGAACGCGTGCGGCACCGAGTGCACGGCGTGGGAGAAGGCGCACGGGCTCAAGCCGAGCGAGCGCATGTACGAGGCCGACGACGGCTTCGCCGGCACGGCGCCGGTCGGCTCGTTCCCGAACGGCAGGACGAGGTTCGGGGCCGACGACGTTGTCGGCAACGTGTGGGAGTGGACCGCGGACTGGTTCGAGACCTACAAGGACGAGGAGCAGGTGAACCCGAAGGGGGCGCCGGCCGGCGATCGCAAGGCGATCCGGGGCGGCGCTTACAACGGCGGCTTCGCGCTCTGGCTCAACCCGGCGTTCCGCTACCACCAGCTCGCGACGGCGAGCGCGCCGGGCATCGGCTTCCGCTGCGCCGCGCGCCTGTAGCCGTGCCGGTCCCGACGTCGCAGCTCGCGAACCCCTCCATCGCCGGCCCGCTCGGCACGCTGGCGTTCTCGCAGGTGCGCCCGCTGAGCTCGTCGCTCGCGCTGCGCGCGATCCGGTGGCACCAGAGCCTGGAGCGGCTCGGGGTGGTCCTGCCGTTCGCGCTGGTGCACGACGCGGGCCTGCTCTTCTCGACGCCGCGCGAGCATCTGGAGCTCGGCCCGCGCTGCGACCCGAAGGAGCTCGCGGGCCGGCTCCGGGACGCGGAGCGCATCGTGGAGGGGTACCGGGCGGTGCTCCGGGAGCTCGCCGAGAGCGAGGCGGCGCGATGCGCGGCGCAGCTCCGGATGAGCGACGATCTGGTGACGGTCGTGCTGTCGCGCCTCTTCGGCGCGGTCGCGGCGCGGACCCACGCGCCGCCGGCCTACCGCGCGATGCTCCCCGCGGACGCGGCGCTCTTCGAGGGGATCGAGCCGCAGCTCCGCGGGCTGTTCCTGTCGGCGCGGCGCGAGTTCGAGCAGCGGGCGCTGGAGGCGCTCGACGTCTCGCGGCTGTACGTGCTCACGATGTCGGACGCGCTCGACATCGAGACGCTGCGCCTGTTCGGCATGCTGGGCTCGGAGGCGTCGGCGGGGGCGCTCGCCCAGGTCGACCTGCTCGCGGCGCTCTCGTCGCCCGAGGCGAACGACATCGTGAATTTCTCGCTGGAGATCCTGCCGAGCGTGCTCGAGACGAAGACGCGGCCGGCCGCGGGCACGACGGCGGCGCACGGCTACTCGGGGCTGGGCACGCGCGGCTCGATCGACAGCATGGTGCTGACGGAGCTCGCGTGGGACGACATGGAGCTTGCGCGCCGCATCGCGGACAACGAGGTGCTGTATTTCGCGCGCGAGCAGAGCCGGGACGAGCAGCGGCGCATCCACTACCTGCTCATCGACGCGTCGGCGTCGATGCGCGGCGATCGCCAGACGTTCGCCCGGGGGATGGCGATCGCGACGGGCAAGCGGCTGTTGCTGGAGGGCGAGGACGTGGCGTTCCGCTTCTTCGACGCGCGGCTCTACGAGCTCTACCGGGCGAAGAACGGGCAGCTGCCGACGGCGCACCTGCTGTCGTTCAAGGGGGAGCGCGGCAGGAACCCGGCGCGCGTGTTCGCGGAGCTCGCGACGGACCTCGATCTGACGCGGCACCACGATCCGCGCACGCCGGTGGTGCACCTCTTCACGCACGCGGCGCTCTACATCCCGCGGGAGATGGTGCAGGCGGTGCAGAGCCACGCGCACATCTCGGCGGTGTTCATGCTGCCGTCGGGGGGGCAGCTGGACCTCGACTACCTGGATCTGCTGGATGCGCACTGGGTGGTGGACCACGCGACGGTGGCGAGCGGGGCGGCTCGGGCTAGCGCGGCTAAGGCGATCCTTGGGGAGAAAGACCGGCAGGACCGGCAGGACCGGCCCGAGGAGGGAGGTGGTGCCGCACGGCGCCTGGGGGCCCCGCCGAACTCGCACGTGGCCTGAGCCTTGCCCGCTGGGCAAGGCTCAGGCCACGTGCTCAGACATCGGCCCATCCCCCAGGCGCCGTGCGGCACCACCTCCCTCCTCGGGCCTACCGAAATTGATGGGGAGATGGGCAGATGGGGAGATGGGGAGCGGCCCATCCCCCAGGCGCCGTGCGGCACCACCTCCCTCCTCGGGCCTACCGAAATTGATGGGGAGATGGGCAGATGGGGAGCGGACTTTCCTTCAGTGATGCGCGATCAAGCCACGCATCTCGAACGGGTTCACCTCGTACTCCTCCTCGGTAATGAAGTCGTCGACGCCGAGCCACTCCGCCAGAGGCCGGCATTCATCCACCTTCCATGGGGCCATGAGCGCCGCGATCTCCTCGGGCGTGCGCGGGTAGACCTTGACCCCGGCGAGGGATCCGGCGCTGCTCAGCTGACCCGCCGCCGCGGCGCCGCGCGACATGATGAAGCTGAGCGCCAGCACGCTGCCAGGGGCGCAGAACGCGTGCAGCTTGCGCAGGAGGTCGCGCGAGCTCTCATCGTCCATCATGTAGAGGATGCCGATGCATCCGACCGCGATGCGGCGCTCTGCGCTGAAGAACCGCGCCGCCGCCGCGAGCAACGGCGACGGATCTCGCAGATCGGCCTGGATGTAGCGCATGTTCGGCTTGTCAGCCAGGATCTGCTCGCCGTAGATCACGCTCACCGGGTCGACGTCCGAAAACAGGATGCGCGCATCAGGCAGGTAGTCGTTGAGATGGCCCTGCGTCGGTAACCCCGAGGCGAGATCGAGCACGCTCGTGATACCCGCCTCGGACCATTGCTGCCCCACGAGCTGGATGAACCAGCGGTTGAGCTTCGCATACTTCGGATAGGTGGGTACGAGCTTCATGATCGCCGTGGCAGCGACGCGATCCACCTCGTAGTTGTGGTGTCCTCCGAGAACGTAGTCGTAAACCCGACCGACGTGCGGCTTGGTCGTGTCAATCTCCATGGTTTCCTCCCTAGAGTGAGCTCACGGCGCGCTCGTCAACGGCCGCGATACGAGCGAGCAGCCCCTCGCTGCGGGGGCGGACTGCCACAGACCTCGAGCCCCTCCCGCCGCAGCGCATGGAGGATGCCGCTTTGAAGGTTGGCCAGGACCACGATGCCCGCGAGGTGGGCGTCCTGATCGCTCAGCGCGCGGGCTGCCTCGGGGCGGATGCCGACCAGCACCGGGTGGGTGCCGAGGAGGTCGAGCGCGCGCGCGGTGCGCACGAGCGCGTCGACGGCCTCCGCGTCCATCGCCGGCACGCCGGTCACGTCGATGATCGCGGTGCGCGCTTGCCGGTCCACCACCTCTCGCAAGAGGCACTCGGTGATCCTCCCCGCTCGCTCGGTATCGAGCTTTCCAATGAGCGGCAGCACCAAGATATGATCATACACGGGCATGATCGGCGTCGAGAGCTCGATGATCACACGGCGCAGCTCGCGCTCGCGGTTATGGATGGCGCGCTCGAGCGCGAGCTGCATCTCGTCGCGCTGGACGCCGACCTCGCGCTTCTCCTGCTCCGCCACCGCGTCCACGAGCAGCGTCAGGTAATCGTTCACGTGCGCCACCGCCTCCAGCGCTCCGGGCGTGCTTCCAGGCAGACGCGCCAGCACCTCGCGCAAGAGGACACGGCTCAGCCCGAGGAGAGCCCGCAGCCCGAGCCCCTGCTGCCCGAGCTTCTGCCCGAGCGACACGACGGGCGCCGTGTCGCCGGCAGAGGAGAAATGGAACAGCTCGTCGAGGATCTGCTGCGCGACCTGCGGCAATCGAAATGGTGGGAGACCGCTGCGGTTGTGTAGGGCGTTGTCCTTGAGCACCTTCGCCGCGCTCTTCGCCAGCGCCTGGCGCTCCGGGCCGATCCAGCTCTGCATAGGAGGGTCCGCTTCCTCGGTCTTGGCCGTGTTATGTCGTATGGGTGCTCACGAAGTAGGAGAGTCGACCGCCTTCGGATCGGGTTTGTTGTTCGGAGAGCCAGACTGGAGTGGACCTCGGCCCCATGCCGCAATCCACTCACCATGAAGGCGAATGTATGGCTTCGCGAGGAACGCGCCCCCGAGATGCGGTCTCACTCCCCCCATGCTGTGTATCTATCGTATTAATGTCCTGACTGTCTATGTTCCATGACAAAAGCGGCCTGCAGCGGCGAGACCACCGCACAAGGTGTGGCCCGCGCCCCTTCAGAGCCAGTTCTGCCCAGAGCGGCGCCCGACGGGAGCGCGACCGCGCCTCGTACGCCTCGGGATCGTTACGGCGTTCAGCCGTAATACGCCGGCTCGTTGCCGGGCTTCCACTTGATGTTGCAGCCGATGCTCGGGCGCTGCTCCGAGGGGACAGGCGCCGAGGAGAGCACCGCATCGATGGCGGCGCGGAGATCGCGGCCGGTCACGGGGACCTCGTTGCCAGGGCGGCTGTCGTCGAGCTGACCGCGGTAGACCAGCCGGCGATCCGGGCCGAAGAGGTAGAAATCCGGCGTGCAGGCGGCGCGGTACGCCCTGGCGACCTGCTGGGCCTCGTCGAGGAGGTAAGGGAACGTGTAGCCGACCTCGCGCGCCTCTCTGGCCATCGCCTCGGCGTTGTCGGCTGGATACGCGACGATATCGTTCGAGTTGATCGCCACGATGGCCACGTCGTCAGCACCATAATCGCGCCTCAGCCGGGCGAGCTCGTGGCGGATGTGTTTGACGAACGGACAATGATTGCAGATGAACATCACGAGGAGCGCCCGCTGCCGGGTGAAATCCGACAGCGCGACCTGCTTTCCGGTGAAGTCGGGCAGCCTGAAGTCGGGCGCCGGGGTGCCCAGCTCAAGCATCGTGGACGGGGTGCGTGCCATGACAGGATTCTCCTCTCGCTGTGACGGCGCGCACCCTACCACGCCGCGGCCCTCGCCGCTGAACACCTCCCCCGCCCCCGCGGCGGCCGTCCTCTGGCTCGCGCGGCTCGCGCTCCCCTGCCCTCTCCACCGCCGGGGCGCGCTCGAGGTCTGAGCGCCTGTCCGGACAGGGCCATGGGGCGCCCGCGGGGCGCGGCGGTCACCTCGGGAAGTGGCGCTCGATCATCGAGAAGAACGCCGCCCCGCCCGGCTCGCCGCCGATGCTCCAGTACGTCACCCCGCCGAGCCCACCCTGCTCGGCGACGACGACCTTCTCCTCGAGCGACGCGAGATCCTCGAAGAAGAGGCGCTCGCCGCTCGCGAGGAGCCGGTTCGGGGCCCTCCCCGCTGCGAGCCGTCCGCCCTCGTCGTCCGGGCACCGGCTCATGTGGTCGGTGCTCGTCTCGTAACCGTCGCCCGCGAGCTCCAGGCACTTGCTGAGCGGCTCGCACCCCACCACGGCGCCCCCGCTCCCCGGCGCCTCCGGCCCGAGGAGACCGTAGTTCGGCAGCCCGAAGATGAACTTCTCGCGGCGCGCGCCGCCGTCGAGCGACCCGATGTACGAGACGGTCTCCTCGAGCCACCCGAGCGGCGCGACCGGGCCCACGTGCGGTCCGCCGTGCCAGTGGTAGTCGTAGCTCATCACGTGCACGTGATCCGCCGAGGCGCTCAGCGCCTCGTAATCGAATACGCCCTTCGCGGACCCGACCGCCGGCACCGCGAGCGAGAGCTCCTTTCCTTGCGCGTGGAGGGCGCGCGCGAGCTCGTCGATGAACGCCGAGAACGCGGCCCGCTCGGCCCGGACGGTCTCGCCCGGCCCGAGGACGGACGAGAGGTGCTCGTAATCGATGTCGATCCCGTCGTAGCCGTTCTCCATCACGAGCGCGACGACGCCCGCCACGTGCCGCGCCCGGAGCGCGGGATCGTGGAGCATGGCGTGCACGGCGGCGACATCGGGCCGGTCGATGGCGGCGATGAGGGGGATGAGCCGGGTTTGCGCGCCGCCGGCCGTCGTGCCGTCGAGGACGCGCCGGTCGTGGAAGCCGGCGAACGGCGCCTCCCGGCCGCGCGGGTGGTTCTCGAAGCTGGTCGGCGAGGCGACGCGCCACCACTTCGGGTGCACGGCGTCGAACGCCCCGGCGTGGGCCGCGAAGGTGTCGTATCCGAGCTCGGTCGACTCGGGATCTCCGAGGAACTCGTGCAGCCACCCGCAGAAGCGGTGATCGCCCGGCGCGCGCGCCGCCTGGCCCGCGCGCTGCGCGCGGGGCGCGGCCGACGCCGAGAGCTCGGCGCTCCCCACCTCGTCGAGCGACGGCGCGCGCTCGGCCGCGCCACCGCAAGAGACGGAGAACGCGGCGGAGCAGGCGAGCATCAGAGTCTGGTGAAACAGCTTCATATCGGCCGCGCTCTAGCAGCCCGCCGCCGCATCGACAGCCCGGTTCTCACGCTTCCGCGGGCCGCCTCACGCCGAGCCCGCGATGCGCCGTTTGACGCCTACTCCATCCCTGCCCCTCACCCTTCGGGTGGTGGGGTATTCCGGCCGAAGGCGGGGTCTTTTGAACTGCCAAGACGCCAGAAGACGCCAAGATTTTTGTGTTTTTCTTGGCGTTCTTGGCGTTCTTGGCGTCTTGGCGGTTCCATCCTTCCGGAAGGATGGGGGAATTCCCCCACCCGCCCTCGCGCCTCCCTCCGCCGGCGGCAGGGCCGGCGACGCTCACGCACGCGCCCGCCGCTCCCTCGGCCAGGGCCGGTGTACTACGCTCGCTCCCGGCATGACCCAAGGCGTCCGCC
The DNA window shown above is from Sorangium aterium and carries:
- a CDS encoding porin yields the protein MKSINGKKSHTVRAAAALSFAAAALPFQASAQPAAPPQAPAPQETAAAAGVEPLSRRVEELEQQQRALLERLEAERKAAAEERASAEKDKGSGVKVTAAAGKGFTVKTADDKFSSTIRARLQVRETITHTGEDDTHEINVRTVRLTTSGHVLTPDLKYNVQLAFGGNDFEKDSPSPILDAFIEYTGIRDLNVRVGQFLTPFNRARTLREPSLQQTDRPIAVREFNLDRDVGLMFSSPDLFGFGGKLSYNLFVGGGEGRNRFGGQKHGPLAVARLAVRPFGAFDDDQDADLAREAKPRLAVGVTGAYNHQTNRQNSTFGTTLTLGAADYLHGAADLVFKYAGFSLSAEAVVRHAKKDSFEGEVDGATVREWTRSGYGYFAQAGYLLTDRVEVAARWDQIFAERGTDPKLVDLVDAQGKQVGGGLNVYLNGYALKLQGDYFYIFGKEGADARHVGRLQLDASF
- a CDS encoding thioredoxin family protein, coding for MARTPSTMLELGTPAPDFRLPDFTGKQVALSDFTRQRALLVMFICNHCPFVKHIRHELARLRRDYGADDVAIVAINSNDIVAYPADNAEAMAREAREVGYTFPYLLDEAQQVARAYRAACTPDFYLFGPDRRLVYRGQLDDSRPGNEVPVTGRDLRAAIDAVLSSAPVPSEQRPSIGCNIKWKPGNEPAYYG
- a CDS encoding SUMF1/EgtB/PvdO family nonheme iron enzyme; translated protein: MSQNPDRSDPLNIAGSLIADKYRIDHAVGEGGFSVVYRAEHVIWKQPVALKCFTLLAGAPTEQREQLLQAFIQEGKLMTELSSRSAAIVQARDIGTFNAPDGQWLPYMVLEWLDGRPLDQVLFDETSDGAPPRDLRATIALLESAAIALDLVHSRSIAHRDIKPANLFVVGQPRDASTFVKVLDFGIAKVMADHAAAATALAHTGKDITAFTPSYGAPEQFSRTHGATGPWTDVFAMALIMIEVMLGGAPALQGDDYLQLAVASRDPSRRPTPRTLGLAVSDEVEAVFAKALAVAPADRFPTMGRFWSALHRAVFPEDPAWALATGGSSLAPPSGAPSPRASAPRLPSSPRISLQAQTAPTMAAPSTAPGPLPTPTSQPVSVAGSSTAGGAASDAAPRSKGPLLLGGVALALAAGGAITWNLLRGTLPAGEASRSAPVATASATAATPTASAATAAAALSERPTECPAGMVLVPGGKFFMGSDEPEFKLWQPAHKVTIDTFCIDVHEVTAGDYMACSDKGECKRPPAAPDFPNTDGSPAAAHQKTLTVLAEQCTFGKPELAKHPINCLPWSLANAYCQVHGKRLPTEAEWEYAARGSDGRKFPWGDKPGDQTFMNACGTECTAWEKAHGLKPSERMYEADDGFAGTAPVGSFPNGRTRFGADDVVGNVWEWTADWFETYKDEEQVNPKGAPAGDRKAIRGGAYNGGFALWLNPAFRYHQLATASAPGIGFRCAARL
- a CDS encoding STAS domain-containing protein, with protein sequence MQSWIGPERQALAKSAAKVLKDNALHNRSGLPPFRLPQVAQQILDELFHFSSAGDTAPVVSLGQKLGQQGLGLRALLGLSRVLLREVLARLPGSTPGALEAVAHVNDYLTLLVDAVAEQEKREVGVQRDEMQLALERAIHNRERELRRVIIELSTPIMPVYDHILVLPLIGKLDTERAGRITECLLREVVDRQARTAIIDVTGVPAMDAEAVDALVRTARALDLLGTHPVLVGIRPEAARALSDQDAHLAGIVVLANLQSGILHALRREGLEVCGSPPPQRGAARSYRGR
- a CDS encoding SAM-dependent methyltransferase encodes the protein MEIDTTKPHVGRVYDYVLGGHHNYEVDRVAATAIMKLVPTYPKYAKLNRWFIQLVGQQWSEAGITSVLDLASGLPTQGHLNDYLPDARILFSDVDPVSVIYGEQILADKPNMRYIQADLRDPSPLLAAAARFFSAERRIAVGCIGILYMMDDESSRDLLRKLHAFCAPGSVLALSFIMSRGAAAAGQLSSAGSLAGVKVYPRTPEEIAALMAPWKVDECRPLAEWLGVDDFITEEEYEVNPFEMRGLIAHH
- a CDS encoding glycosyl hydrolase family 18 protein — protein: MKLFHQTLMLACSAAFSVSCGGAAERAPSLDEVGSAELSASAAPRAQRAGQAARAPGDHRFCGWLHEFLGDPESTELGYDTFAAHAGAFDAVHPKWWRVASPTSFENHPRGREAPFAGFHDRRVLDGTTAGGAQTRLIPLIAAIDRPDVAAVHAMLHDPALRARHVAGVVALVMENGYDGIDIDYEHLSSVLGPGETVRAERAAFSAFIDELARALHAQGKELSLAVPAVGSAKGVFDYEALSASADHVHVMSYDYHWHGGPHVGPVAPLGWLEETVSYIGSLDGGARREKFIFGLPNYGLLGPEAPGSGGAVVGCEPLSKCLELAGDGYETSTDHMSRCPDDEGGRLAAGRAPNRLLASGERLFFEDLASLEEKVVVAEQGGLGGVTYWSIGGEPGGAAFFSMIERHFPR